A stretch of Acidobacteriota bacterium DNA encodes these proteins:
- a CDS encoding polyhydroxyalkanoic acid system family protein produces MSAIEVSRAHRLGFEEAGRRVRAMLADLQARSSTFEEVTVTWSADGRDCTFAGQGVSGTIRVEAESVTVTLTLEGMMSMFRSVARDKIDEKLALHLM; encoded by the coding sequence ATGAGCGCGATCGAGGTGAGCCGGGCACACCGGCTGGGGTTCGAGGAGGCCGGCCGCCGGGTGCGTGCCATGCTGGCGGACCTGCAGGCGCGATCCAGCACCTTCGAGGAAGTGACCGTGACCTGGAGCGCGGACGGCCGGGACTGCACCTTTGCGGGGCAGGGGGTCTCGGGGACCATCCGCGTCGAAGCGGAGTCGGTGACCGTGACGCTGACGCTGGAGGGGATGATGTCCATGTTCCGCTCCGTCGCCCGGGACAAGATCGACGAGAAACTGGCGCTGCACCTGATGTGA